ATTGAAATAGTTACGATTCACCATTCTTCTAGGTCGTTAAAATGATCTCTTTTTGAATCGACGATTGTTTACTTTGTAGGGTTACTCGATGATTCCCTGTTTTTTGAGGGAGAAGGCAAGATCCATCTTGCTGATCAGATGTTTTGCTCTTCCAAAACGAATCATACGTTCCGGCGTCGAATTCTGTTTGTTCGAAAAAATCTCTAAACAAGTTTCGATCACCGGGCAAGAATGGTCCGTACATCCGATTTCGGTTAACGTAAGAATTTCGCTGCCCGTAAGACCGAGCGGTTCTTTCAGCCATGAAATCAGCGTGGGATGAAAGGAGAATTCTTCGGACGCGTTCCTAGTCTCCGAATAAACGGGACCGTGATTGTGTACGGAAGAATGATTGGGGACCGCCGGTTTCATAGCTTCTAGTTAGACGAAAAAAATCGGATTCTTTCCAAGATTCCTATTTCGCAACGGAAACCGCGAGAGGATCGTACGCGAGGTTCGGCGCAAGCCAACGTTCCACCTCTTCCACTCTCATCCCTTTTCTTTCCGCGTATTCCTCGATCTGATCGCGATTGATCTTTGCGACGGCAAAATACTTGGACTCCGGATGTGCGAAATACAATCCGCTGACCGAACTTGCGGGCCACATCGCGAAATGTTCCGTAAGCGTGATTCCCGTGTTTTTCTCCGCTTGTAATAAATCGAATAGAACCCGTTTTTCGGTATGATCGGGAGAAGCGGGGTATCCCGCCGCCGGGCGAATTCCTCTGTATCGCTCGCGGATCAAATCCTCCGGAGAAAGATTCTCGTTCTTATCGTATCCCCAGTATTCTTTCCGGACTTTATAGTGCATGTATTCCGCAAATGCTTCCGCAAATCGATCGCCTAACGCCTTCGCCATGATCGAATTGTAGTCGTCTTGGTGGTTTTCGAAATCTTTCGCGAATTCCTCGACTCCGTGTCCCGCGGTCACCGCAAATCCTCCGATATAGTCGATTCTTCCCGATTCTTTCGGAGCGATATAATCCGCCAAACAGTAGTTAGGTTCCGTAGCGTCCTCTTTCTGAATCTGCTGACGCAGAGTATGGAATACGGTGAGAAGTTTGGAACGTTTTTCGTCTTCGTAGACTTCGATATCGTCTCCGACAGCGTTCGCGGGGAAGATTCCGATCACTCCCTTGGTTTTAAAAAGTTTTCCGTCCACGATCTTCTTCATGAGTTTTTGAGCGTCCGCGAAAAGTTCTCTCGCTTGTTTTCCGGTCGTTTCGCTTTCTAGAATCGCGGGGTATCTTCCTTTCAGTTCCCATGCGGTAAAGAACGGAGTCCAGTCGATAAAAGGGATCAACGTTTCCAAAGAAACTTCTTCGTCAAAGACGCGAACTCCTGTGAACGCGGGTCTGTCGATCGGAGTCGTCGCCCAATCGATGGGATGGCGATTTTCTCTGGCTTGTTCCAAAGAAATCAACTTTCTTTCGGCTCTGGTATTGAAGTAATTCTCCCGTGCCGCTTTTTGATCTTCTTTTACTTTTTGCGTATAAGCTTCGTTCAAGTCCGGATGGAGAAGCTGGTTGACCACGTTCACGACGCGAGAAGCATCCACAACGTGAACAACCGGTTGATCGTATGCAGGCGCGATCTTAACGGCCGTATGCGCGGAGCTCGTGGTTGCGCCTCCGATCAACAGAGGAACTTCGAATCCGGTGCGTTTCATTTCGGACGCTACGTGGACCATTTCGTCGAGAGACGGAGTGATAAGTCCCGAAAGACCGATGATGCTTACGTTATGCTTCTTTGCCTCTTCGAGAATCTTATCGGAAGGAACCATCACACCGAGATCGATGACCTCGTAGTTGTTGCAGGCAAGAACGACGCCCACAATGTTCTTGCCGATATCGTGAACGTCTCCTTTGACCGTAGCGATCAAAAACTTAGGACGCGCTGTAGCCTCCGACGATTGGTTCTTTTCCTCTTCCATAAAAGGAAGCAGATAAGCTACGGATTTTTTCATCACGCGCGCGCTTTTTACGACCTGAGGCAGAAACATCTTTCCCGCGCCGAACAATTCGCCCACGATCTTCATCCCGTCCATCAACGGACCTTCGATGACGGTTAACGGACGCCCGTATTTCACGCGCGCTTCTTCCGTATCTTGATCGATGTATTCCACGATCCCTTTGACGAGAGCGTGGGAAAGTCGCTCCTCGACGGAGGTCCCTTCTCTCCAAGCCTCTTCTTTTTTCTCGGACTTGTCTGCGCCTCCCGCTTTGATGCTTTCGGCAAATTCAACAAGACGCTCGGTCGCGTCCGGTCTTCTATTCAAGATTACGTCTTCGACATATTCCAATAGATCCTTGGGGATCTCTTCGTAGACCGCCAGCATTCCCGCGTTTACGATCGCCATGTCCATTCCCGCTTGAATCGCATAGTATAAGAATACAGAGTGCATCGCTTCCCGTACGGGATTGTTTCCGCGAAACGAAAAGGACACGTTGGACAAACCGCCCGATACTTTTGCGCCGGGACAGACTTTTTTGATCTCGCGGACGGCTTCGATAAAATCCATCGCGTAGTTGTTGTGTTCTTCGATTCCCGTTGCGACCGTAAGAATATTCGGATCGAAGATGATGTCAGTCGGACTGAAGTTCGCCTTTGTAACGAGAAGATCATAGGCGCGTTTGCAGATACGGACCTTATCGTCTTTGGTTGCCGCCTGGCCTTGTTCGTCGAACGCCATCACGATCGCGGAAGCTCCGTATCTTCGGATCTTTCTTGCGTATTCCAGAAACTTCTCCTCTCCTTCCTTGAGGGAGATCGAGTTTACGATCGGCTTCCCTTGAATGCACTTCAACCCTTCTTCGAGCACGCTCCACTTGGAAGAATCGATCATAAACGGAACTTTCGCGATATCCGGTTCGCCCGCGATGAGATTCAAGAAATGTCTCATCGAAGCCTCTCCGTCTAACAACGCTTCGTCGAAGTTGATATCGATGATGTTCGCGCCCGCTTCCACCTGTTGTAACGCGACGGAAACCGCCTCTTCGAAGTTTCCTTCGATGATGAGTTTTTTGAATTTCGGAGATCCGGTTACGTTCGTTCTTTCGCCTACGAGTAAAAATCCTTTGTCCGGAGTGATATTCAACGGTTCGAGACCGGACAATCGGGTGACTTCGGGAATCTGCGGAAGAATTCTCGGCTTCTTCCCGTGAACCGCTTTTGCGGCCGCCCCGATATGTTCGGGCGTCGTTCCGCAACAGCCGCCCGCGATATTCAGCCAGCCGGAACTTGCAAATTCTTGAATGTATTTTCCGAATTCTTCCGGAGTTTGATCGTAACCGCCGAATGCGTTCGGCAATCCAGCGTTCGGATAACAGCTGATGTAACAGGAGGAAACTCTCGCGAGTTCTTCGATATATGGACGCATTTCGTCGGCGCCGAGCGCGCAGTTGATTCCGACCGAAAGAGGATTACAATGCGCGATCGAGTTGTAGAACGCTTCGACCGTTTGACCGGAAAGGGTTCTACCCGAAGCGTCCGTGATCGTTACGGACAAACAGACCGGAATTCGAACTTGCAAATCTTCGAATACTTGTTCGATCGCAAATATCGCGGCCTTCAAGTTGAGAGTGTCGATGTTCGTTTCGGGAAGAAGAAGATCGACTCCCGCTTCCACAAGAGCGCGCGTTTGTTCGTAAAAAGTAGCGACGAGATCGTCGAATGTCACCGCGCGAAACGCGGGATTATTCACATCCGGAGAAAGTGTCGCGGTCTTTGTAGTCGGTCCGATCGCCCCCGCCAAGAAACAAGGTTGGTTGGGATTCGTCTTTTGAAATTTCGCGATCGCATTGCGCGCGCAAACAACCGCGGCCTTATTCAAGTCCGCCACCAAAAACTCGGTTTTATAGTCGCCTTGCGAGATTTGATTCGAGCTGAACGTGTTCGTTTCGAGAATGTTTGCGCCCGCTTCCAAAAACTTCAAGTGAATCGCTTCGATCACGTCCGGTCTCGTCAAACAAAGAAGTTCGTTGTTTCCCTTCAACGGATGCGAGTGGTTCTTGAGAATTTCTCCCCTAAAGTCGTCTTCTTGAAGGGAAAATCTTTGGATCATCGTTCCCATCGCGCCGTCGATTACGAGAATTTGTTTTTCGAGAAGGGAGAGCAGTTCCTTGGAGGAGGGATTCGTATAGTTCTGAACTTTATAAGTCATGAGCAAACTTCTTTGATAATTTTAAAAAATAGTATAACGTAAAATTCTAATATTCCGGATTGATACATCCCTCTTTTTTCAAAGGAACTTTCACATCCGTAATCACGGGAGAATGTTTCGATTGTACCGCATTCTCCGCGATCCATCCGTGCCACACGGAAGGAACTTCGTAGTCCGGGTAGATCGCTTCCACCGGACATTCCGGCCTGCATTTGTTGCAATCGATGCAGACGGAAGGGTCGATGTAAAGACAATCGCTTCCTTCCCGAAAGGCCTCCACGGGACAAACCGCGGCACAGTATGTGTATTTACAATGCCTGCAGGGTTCCGCGACTACATAGGCCATTTGATTCGGAAAGACCGATTCTTCCGATACGAAAACCCGGGTCGGTAAACCCGGGATTCCGCGTCGAAACGTCGGCTTAGTATCTGTAGTGCTCCGGTTTGAAAGGTCCGTCGACCGGAACTCCCAAATAGTCGGCTTGTTTTTGGTTCAGTTTTGTTAAACGAACTCCCAACTGTTCGAGGTGAAGAGCGGCAACTTTCTCGTCCAAATGTTTCGGAAGAGTGTAGACTCCCAACTCGTATTTGTTGTTATAAAGTTCGATCTGAGCCAATACCTGATTCGTGAAAGAACAAGACATCACGAAAGAAGGGTGACCGGTTGCACAACCGAGGTTTACAAGACGTCCTTCCGCGAGAACGATGATGGATTTACCGTCCGGGAAAGTGTATTTATCGACCTGAGGTTTGATTTCCTTTTTGGTTACGCCTTTTTCGCCGTTCAGTCTGGACATTTGGATTTCTGTGTCGAAGTGTCCGATGTTACAGAGAATCGCTCCGTCTTTCATCGCTTTCATGTGTTCGAGAGTGATGATGTCGTCGTTACCGGTTGCGGTTACAACGATGTCCACTTGTTCGATGATGTCCTCCACACGAAGAACTTGATAACCTTCCATAGAAGCTTGAAGAGCGCAGATCGGATCGATTTCGGTTACGATCACTCGCGCGCCGAAGTTACGAAGAGAAGCTGCGGATCCTTTACCAACGTCCCCAAAACCGCAAACGAGAGCCACTTTACCGGCGAGCATCACGTCGGTCGCTCTTTTGATTCCGTCCGCAAGAGACTCGCGGCAACCGTAGAGGTTGTCGAACTTGGATTTCGTAACGGAGTCGTTTACGTTAAACGCGGGAACCTTCAATTCTCCTTTCTTAAGAAGTTTGTAAAGACTCTTAACTCCCGTGGTGGTCTCTTCGGAGATACCGCGGATTTCGCTTAACAATTGAGGATATTTCTCGTGGATGTAAGCGGTGAGATCTCCCCCGTCGTCGAGGATCATGTTCGGTCCTTTTTCTCCGAAGAAAATTGTCTGCTCGATACACCACCAGTATTCTTCTTCCGTTTCACCTTTCCATGCGAAAACGGGAATACCCGCTTTTGCGATCGCAGCCGCTGCGTGATCTTGGGTGGAGAAGATATTGCAAGACGACCAGCGAACCTCCGCTCCCAATTCCGTCAGGGTTTCGATCAGAACGGCGGTCTGAATCGTCATGTGAAGAGAACCAGCGATTCTCGCACCTGCCAAAGGTTTTTTACCTTTGTATTCTTGTCTTAAAGCCATAAGACCCGGCATTTCTTTTTCGGCCAGAATGATCTCTTGTCTTCCCCACTCTGCCTGGGAGAGATCTTTTACTTTATAGCTTAAGCCTTTTTCCTGTGTTGTTGCGGACATTCTAGTCCTCCTTTTTCGTTGCTTGAATGATCAAAATTTTGAAAACGTTACCCGTATCGAATTCTTCGTGCGCCATAATGGTGAAGCCCGAAAGTTCCAGCCAATCCTGAAGAAGAGAATAATCGAAGCCCAACCAAAGATCGGAGAAATTATCCCGCATGAATTCCTGATTGTGTTTTTTCAAATCCACAAGACAGAACACGCCGCCGGGCTTTAGAATTTTATAAATTTCGCGAATAACCGCCGGAGGATTGGAAAGGTGATGAAGCACCATCGAAGCGACCACGGCGTCCGCTTCCTGAGTCGCAGAAGAAGCCACATTCTCCAGTTGAGAATGAATTAGAGATACGTGTGAATTTCCGGCGAACGCGACCTGCGCTTCTTCCACCATTTTCGGGGAAGAATCCACTCCGATAACTTGATCGGATTTGGTAAGAAGATACGGAATCAAACCGCCCGGTCCGCAACCTAGATCGTAAATCACGGAAGACGCGTTAGGCAGATAGGAAAGAATTTTTTTGCGATACAAGGCGGGATCGAGTACATCCTTCTGAATGGATTCCCAATCCTGCGCTACATTATTGAAATAGAATGTGTTTTTTTGATCCCTTCTGGAAAGGATTTCCGAAATCTGAAGTTGATCCGGAGTTCGAAACGGAAGATCGTCCTTATAGGAAAGAAGAAGTTCGGTGACTTCCGAGGCGAAATCAGGTTCTTTTTTTTCTTCCGGAATCCGGTAATAAACCCAGGAACCTTCCCGTTCCGGAATTAGAAAACCTGCGTCGGTTAAGATTTTGAGATGTCGGGAGACGCGTGACTGGCCCATTCTCAAAACTTCCGTGATTTCTTGTACGTTCAATGGAGATAGCGATAGGATATGGAGAATTCGGACTCTCGTTTCGTCCGAGAGCGCTTTGAGCGCGGAGAGAATCTGTTTCGGGCTGCTTCCCGAAAAAACTCTGGCTTCTAAAGTCTCCATTTAGGAGAGGATATCAAGATATCTTGATATCTGCAAGACTTTTTATGAGGTTGCCGGATCTTTTTTGAGTTTTGGGGGAGTTCCCACACAGTTTGAGGGACAAAGTAGGCCTTCTTCTCGAAATGGACCGGGACTTCTTTGTAAAAAACGAGGAGATCAGCCGTCCTTCTGGATTTCGTATGAGTTCCCACAAAATTGGAAGTACAGACAAATTCTCCTCTTCGAGTTTTGAAGGAGTTCCCACAAAATTCGAAAAACGGACGAATCCTCCAGAAATGAAAAATCTCTCTCCCGGTCATTTCAGCCTAAATCCCCTTTCATTTGAATTTTCGAACGAATTCGCAATTTTCGCTTGCATTTAATATGACCAGTCGCTTTAATTATTTCAAACAACCTAGACTCGAAATCAACATTCGAAAAACTACAGAAACCGCATGAAACTCTCCGCAGCAGATTCCGCAATCAAACGAAAGACGATCCTCGAAGCGGGAATTCGTCTCATCCGACAAAACGGTCCGGATGGAATCGGAATTCAAGAAATCGCAGACGAAGCCGAAATCCCCAAGGGTTCCTTTTACAATTATTTCTCTTCCAAAGATCGATTTTTAATCGAAGCCTTGGAAGATTATACACAAAACGCAATCTCCTGGAACGATCAAACCCTGCAAAAGGCGGGTCGCGGAAGGTCCGCCCTCTTCTCTCTTTACCAAGAAAAAGTGAAGCTCGAAAAACATTTCTTAAAGGACGGGCTTTCCTGTTTGATCAATGTTTTATCCCAACATTCTTCCGGAAAAAAGCCGGAACTGAGAAAGGAACTCGCTCGTTCTTTGGAAGCGATCGCAAATGCGATCCTCGATTCTTTGCAAGTTTCTGCGGACGACTCGACCGCGGACAAAATTCTCCTGCTGATCCGAACCGTGGAAGCGTCCTGGAGAGGAGCGATGCTTTTGGCAAGGGCCACAGGAGATGAATCGTATCTCGAAAACTTCTTAAGTGTTCATCGAAATCTCGTTTTAGGAAAGGAACTATGAAATCGGAAACTTCTTCGCCGATCAAAAAAGATCATGAAACTCAAATCGTGGTTCGTTGGGACGAACTCGATCCGAACAATCACGTGAACAATAAAAACTTCCAAGGATATTTGGACGAAGCTCGCATGAGAGCCATGCGCGATTGGGGTTTTTCGATGGAGAAGCTGCGTAACGAAGGGTTCGGTCCGATCATTCTTTCGATTCAACTTGAGTTTAAACGGGAAATCGCGTATCCCGAAACCATCAGGATCGAATCGGATTTGTTTTTAAAGTCTCCTACCCGCGCGGTCTTCAAGCAGAGAATCATTTGCGGCAGTAATCAAGCGCTTTCCTGCAACGCAAGTACGGATTGGGTGATTCTAAATTTAAACTCGAAACGTCCCGCCAAATTTTTGGAAGCGATCGGGCTTCCGCAATCTACGTTAGAATTTTTTAAAATTTAGAATCGATTTAAACGAATTTCAAATCGAAGTTGATCTAGCATTCGTTAAACGAACAAATCCAAAAAACGTTCGGTTGTACGCATACGTTACGCGTTCTTTTGCGAGTATTCACTCATATTCGGAACCTTCCCCGGCTTGATTTTGGAAAAAAGGAATCAAAGAACCTATGTTTTCCCAAATTTCATCGGGTCGTATGTTTGAATTTTTTAATATTCCATTTCTATACTTCCCGGTTTGAACGAGGATTCCTCCGATTCCGCAGGCTTGTGCTCCGCCCACATCCGAATCGAGATCGTCTCCGACGAGGATCGTGGAGGACGGATCCGCGGAAAGAATTTTCAGAGCCGCGTTGAAAAAAGCGGGTGAAGGTTTTCCGATGACCTCCGCTTTCACTCCGGTTGCGTATTCCAATCCCGCCACGAACGCTCCTATATCCAACTGCAATCCTTCTTCCGTTTGCCAATACTTTCCTTTGTGAAGCGCGATCAAGCGCGCGCCACTCTTCACCTTTTGAAAGAGATCGTTGAGAAGC
The window above is part of the Leptospira sanjuanensis genome. Proteins encoded here:
- the ahcY gene encoding adenosylhomocysteinase, with amino-acid sequence MSATTQEKGLSYKVKDLSQAEWGRQEIILAEKEMPGLMALRQEYKGKKPLAGARIAGSLHMTIQTAVLIETLTELGAEVRWSSCNIFSTQDHAAAAIAKAGIPVFAWKGETEEEYWWCIEQTIFFGEKGPNMILDDGGDLTAYIHEKYPQLLSEIRGISEETTTGVKSLYKLLKKGELKVPAFNVNDSVTKSKFDNLYGCRESLADGIKRATDVMLAGKVALVCGFGDVGKGSAASLRNFGARVIVTEIDPICALQASMEGYQVLRVEDIIEQVDIVVTATGNDDIITLEHMKAMKDGAILCNIGHFDTEIQMSRLNGEKGVTKKEIKPQVDKYTFPDGKSIIVLAEGRLVNLGCATGHPSFVMSCSFTNQVLAQIELYNNKYELGVYTLPKHLDEKVAALHLEQLGVRLTKLNQKQADYLGVPVDGPFKPEHYRY
- the metH gene encoding methionine synthase, with the translated sequence MTYKVQNYTNPSSKELLSLLEKQILVIDGAMGTMIQRFSLQEDDFRGEILKNHSHPLKGNNELLCLTRPDVIEAIHLKFLEAGANILETNTFSSNQISQGDYKTEFLVADLNKAAVVCARNAIAKFQKTNPNQPCFLAGAIGPTTKTATLSPDVNNPAFRAVTFDDLVATFYEQTRALVEAGVDLLLPETNIDTLNLKAAIFAIEQVFEDLQVRIPVCLSVTITDASGRTLSGQTVEAFYNSIAHCNPLSVGINCALGADEMRPYIEELARVSSCYISCYPNAGLPNAFGGYDQTPEEFGKYIQEFASSGWLNIAGGCCGTTPEHIGAAAKAVHGKKPRILPQIPEVTRLSGLEPLNITPDKGFLLVGERTNVTGSPKFKKLIIEGNFEEAVSVALQQVEAGANIIDINFDEALLDGEASMRHFLNLIAGEPDIAKVPFMIDSSKWSVLEEGLKCIQGKPIVNSISLKEGEEKFLEYARKIRRYGASAIVMAFDEQGQAATKDDKVRICKRAYDLLVTKANFSPTDIIFDPNILTVATGIEEHNNYAMDFIEAVREIKKVCPGAKVSGGLSNVSFSFRGNNPVREAMHSVFLYYAIQAGMDMAIVNAGMLAVYEEIPKDLLEYVEDVILNRRPDATERLVEFAESIKAGGADKSEKKEEAWREGTSVEERLSHALVKGIVEYIDQDTEEARVKYGRPLTVIEGPLMDGMKIVGELFGAGKMFLPQVVKSARVMKKSVAYLLPFMEEEKNQSSEATARPKFLIATVKGDVHDIGKNIVGVVLACNNYEVIDLGVMVPSDKILEEAKKHNVSIIGLSGLITPSLDEMVHVASEMKRTGFEVPLLIGGATTSSAHTAVKIAPAYDQPVVHVVDASRVVNVVNQLLHPDLNEAYTQKVKEDQKAARENYFNTRAERKLISLEQARENRHPIDWATTPIDRPAFTGVRVFDEEVSLETLIPFIDWTPFFTAWELKGRYPAILESETTGKQARELFADAQKLMKKIVDGKLFKTKGVIGIFPANAVGDDIEVYEDEKRSKLLTVFHTLRQQIQKEDATEPNYCLADYIAPKESGRIDYIGGFAVTAGHGVEEFAKDFENHQDDYNSIMAKALGDRFAEAFAEYMHYKVRKEYWGYDKNENLSPEDLIRERYRGIRPAAGYPASPDHTEKRVLFDLLQAEKNTGITLTEHFAMWPASSVSGLYFAHPESKYFAVAKINRDQIEEYAERKGMRVEEVERWLAPNLAYDPLAVSVAK
- a CDS encoding indolepyruvate ferredoxin oxidoreductase subunit alpha; protein product: MAYVVAEPCRHCKYTYCAAVCPVEAFREGSDCLYIDPSVCIDCNKCRPECPVEAIYPDYEVPSVWHGWIAENAVQSKHSPVITDVKVPLKKEGCINPEY
- a CDS encoding acyl-CoA thioesterase, encoding MKSETSSPIKKDHETQIVVRWDELDPNNHVNNKNFQGYLDEARMRAMRDWGFSMEKLRNEGFGPIILSIQLEFKREIAYPETIRIESDLFLKSPTRAVFKQRIICGSNQALSCNASTDWVILNLNSKRPAKFLEAIGLPQSTLEFFKI
- a CDS encoding ArsR/SmtB family transcription factor gives rise to the protein METLEARVFSGSSPKQILSALKALSDETRVRILHILSLSPLNVQEITEVLRMGQSRVSRHLKILTDAGFLIPEREGSWVYYRIPEEKKEPDFASEVTELLLSYKDDLPFRTPDQLQISEILSRRDQKNTFYFNNVAQDWESIQKDVLDPALYRKKILSYLPNASSVIYDLGCGPGGLIPYLLTKSDQVIGVDSSPKMVEEAQVAFAGNSHVSLIHSQLENVASSATQEADAVVASMVLHHLSNPPAVIREIYKILKPGGVFCLVDLKKHNQEFMRDNFSDLWLGFDYSLLQDWLELSGFTIMAHEEFDTGNVFKILIIQATKKED
- a CDS encoding TIGR01458 family HAD-type hydrolase — encoded protein: MQENRDLRNTLKTPVQAVLVDLDGVLHTGNVLLPGAKDAVSYLQTNRIPHLFLTNTTTKSRKALAFFLQRIGLPIGEERILNAPSAAREYILETGNPKTFFVMNEEARNDLEGIPQETKHPEAVLIGDIGKEWSYALLNDLFQKVKSGARLIALHKGKYWQTEEGLQLDIGAFVAGLEYATGVKAEVIGKPSPAFFNAALKILSADPSSTILVGDDLDSDVGGAQACGIGGILVQTGKYRNGILKNSNIRPDEIWENIGSLIPFFQNQAGEGSEYE
- a CDS encoding TetR/AcrR family transcriptional regulator, encoding MKLSAADSAIKRKTILEAGIRLIRQNGPDGIGIQEIADEAEIPKGSFYNYFSSKDRFLIEALEDYTQNAISWNDQTLQKAGRGRSALFSLYQEKVKLEKHFLKDGLSCLINVLSQHSSGKKPELRKELARSLEAIANAILDSLQVSADDSTADKILLLIRTVEASWRGAMLLARATGDESYLENFLSVHRNLVLGKEL